ACAAAAGTGTTGCCATACGGTTTGCAGATATCTGATGTGATGCCCGAGGATCAAGGTTCGTACGTGTGTCGCTTAGACAACGGTATTGCGCCTGCTTTGGtgcaaattataaaatttattgtcttGGAGGCGCCACAAATACTGCGTGGTCCAGCAAAGACACGAACAAATGAAGGCGATCAACTGGAATTAGAATGCTCGGCAGCCGGCAATCCTTTCCCCCAGATCTATTGGTTAATTAATGGCGAAGACACTTCTTTGGATAACGAGACCTTTCATGAAGACCGTCGTTTGGTTATCCGGCAAGTACAGAAGCGCCATGCGGGCATCGTGCAGTGTTTTGCAAAGAACGAAGTGGGCGAGGTAAATGCGACAGAGCTCGGTTATGGTAGCAATCCCGTGTAAACACTCTTATTTATTGCAGGTAAGCGACGGCAGTTACTTAGAAGTGAACCCGAAGCAAATACAGGGCGAAGACTCAGCTCCTCTAGGCTCCGTGCCAATACGCATGCCTTATGAGCACAccggcaacaaaaacaagggCAAACGAAAACACATGAAAATACGTGAGTAAAATTCTCATCTCTATAAAATTGGGAAAGTTTTAAAAGTTCCGAATTATAAGTTGGTTTGATTCAAATAACTTATACACGATGAAGTGGATGTCAGTTTTCTCTTTATTCGAGATAAATAACTTATTATATACAATTCGATATATTTTCGTCGCCCCGACGCTTtacagttaaattaaattacattccTTTACGAAATACTCAGCAATACTTCCTCGTACATCTTAATTCCAAGAAGATATAGAATaccaaaatgtaacaatttgaacTTGTTTTTGCATTAAGTTTAGAAAACTAGTATTCGTTTAAATGTAAAtgtgagtttaaaattttatttctagtataaaagaaaaacttaacCGATATCTTATTAGATAACCAATAATGCATAATCAATTCTCTCTCTCCTCCCTTCAACTCCCCCACAAAGCAGCGGCCAACTGGCCCCGTCCTATACTTGCACTGAGCTTGGGCTCTTGCGCAGCAGCTTCTCTTCTTCCTGCAAGATGCGTATCTTCATCTTCAGCTCTTCCACCTGTAGACGGTGCACCTCGCGCAAATGCTTCAAATCTTCCTGTGCACGACTGAGCtctattttcttcttttccaaCGTCACTTGCGTTTCTTTGTAGCGCAGCTCGGCCTCCTTCAATCGGAAGTACTGCACTTTCTCCTCGAATGACTCCACCGTGATGGTGGTGTTTCCCTGCGCCGTGGCTGCTGCTGCGGCATTGCTTACACTAACCGTCGGCACGACGGGTGCCGGCGCCGGTGCCGTGGCCACGGGCAACGCGTGCAGTGTTGCGCAAGTGAATGTCGGTGTAGCAGTCGCGAACTGTGCGGTCGCTGGCGATTGCAGTTGCATTTTCATttgatgctgctgctgttgttgttgttgctgctgttgatgttgctgctgctgctgtgcaGCAACCGCGAGCTGGTGCTGGGCAAGATGCTGTTGCTGCAACTGCTGCGCCTGGTATTGGGCAAGTGTTATTTGCTGTGGCTTGATCTCGCTGATGATCTGCTGATTGTAGGCGGTCGCGGGCATGGCGGTGATTGTGTGATGCTGCGGCTGGTGCTGGCTGGGTATAGTGATGCGCGTTGGCGAAGGTATAGTGATATGGGTGGCTGTTCGAGAGCAGAAGTAGAAAGCGGTTAGACAACATTGACTGCGGAATCGTTATTAGTAACTTACTGTTCGAATCAACGGGATGTTTTATCTGCAGAATGATGTCTTCGCGTGGGCGCGTTGTTTTGAATTGTAGCAAATCGTTTAGTGTCAGCTTTTCGGCGCTGATTTGATCCACCGATATCTGTTGTGTCTGTAtggtctgttgttgttgttgttgctgctgctgctgttgttgctgtacaTGCTGTTGAAGCACCTGTTGCTGGTGctgctgttgtagttgttgctgttgctgctgtagcGGATCAATGGGTTCCTGCTCTATCTGTCCCACACCGTCACTAGTATCCATCTCGATCTCTTCGAAAGCCTCATTCTGGCTGCCATGCTCATCGGGGTCTATGTTGGTGACCTGGAAATCGGGCTCATCCTTAATCTCATGATTTACTACTTCTGGGCGATCCGAATCGATGCTTGCTTGTGAGCCGTTTGCGTCTTTCTGACCACTTGGACGGAAGGGGTACTGCTTGCGGAGtctaaaaacaacagcaacataattagaaatataaaagttatcactcgttaa
The DNA window shown above is from Bactrocera tryoni isolate S06 chromosome 4, CSIRO_BtryS06_freeze2, whole genome shotgun sequence and carries:
- the LOC120774748 gene encoding regulatory protein zeste; its protein translation is MSTGVAVGGGGDGTVTVVTTTANGAEEHNAANTSTGSAGASGAVGKSGQITLTPRFTQEEKEILYSLFHEHEEVIDIKFRKKQRSKYSVRDAWEKIVHEFNTHPGVSAMRNLKQIQKFWLNARLRKQYPFRPSGQKDANGSQASIDSDRPEVVNHEIKDEPDFQVTNIDPDEHGSQNEAFEEIEMDTSDGVGQIEQEPIDPLQQQQQQLQQQHQQQVLQQHVQQQQQQQQQQQQQTIQTQQISVDQISAEKLTLNDLLQFKTTRPREDIILQIKHPVDSNTTHITIPSPTRITIPSQHQPQHHTITAMPATAYNQQIISEIKPQQITLAQYQAQQLQQQHLAQHQLAVAAQQQQQHQQQQQQQQQQHQMKMQLQSPATAQFATATPTFTCATLHALPVATAPAPAPVVPTVSVSNAAAAATAQGNTTITVESFEEKVQYFRLKEAELRYKETQVTLEKKKIELSRAQEDLKHLREVHRLQVEELKMKIRILQEEEKLLRKSPSSVQV